A window of the Pelagicoccus albus genome harbors these coding sequences:
- a CDS encoding YkgJ family cysteine cluster protein encodes MNAAEKLCLACGLCCDGSLFDNVRLAADEDVAKLKSEGLPVKLSRAKIPVAFFTQPCRALNSDCVCQVYEARPMQCRSFECRVFKEAVAGQIDFDKAHRLVSKARKQCDRVRRLLRKLGEMDERRSIGLRIRRVQRLVEAGMLDSNAADAYAELGLAVHQLDLLAHKHFYTEEA; translated from the coding sequence ATGAATGCTGCTGAGAAACTCTGTTTGGCTTGTGGCCTATGTTGCGATGGGTCGCTTTTTGACAATGTCCGACTCGCCGCGGACGAAGACGTAGCCAAACTGAAGTCAGAAGGCTTACCGGTTAAGCTGTCTCGGGCTAAGATTCCGGTAGCGTTTTTCACCCAGCCCTGCCGGGCTCTGAATTCCGATTGTGTGTGCCAAGTGTATGAGGCTCGCCCTATGCAGTGCCGTAGTTTCGAGTGTCGTGTCTTTAAGGAAGCGGTGGCAGGTCAAATCGACTTCGATAAAGCCCACCGTTTGGTCAGTAAGGCCCGTAAGCAGTGCGATAGGGTGAGACGACTGCTGCGGAAGCTGGGCGAGATGGATGAACGTCGCTCCATCGGTTTGCGGATTAGAAGGGTGCAGCGTCTCGTGGAAGCGGGGATGTTGGATTCCAATGCTGCCGACGCTTACGCGGAGCTCGGGCTTGCCGTTCACCAGCTCGATCTTTTGGCCCACAAGCACTTTTACACCGAAGAAGCCTAG